A DNA window from Zingiber officinale cultivar Zhangliang chromosome 3A, Zo_v1.1, whole genome shotgun sequence contains the following coding sequences:
- the LOC122051572 gene encoding uncharacterized protein LOC122051572, whose amino-acid sequence MAPNPDIGWQFGQMVGDNRKTIRCKFCGKVITGGITRLKQHIAHVTGNVEICHKAPKEISSMLRKHLQDSKASRSSMQRKKQIALDSITQNTRVSESGSSGGDDIEDIENRELQKAIKESRKTRVIEEQMRNRYGQGFSGSSSGLDPGLKKGMSRSFSVREDSRLPSKGIDSFMFPTKQKSLKNWFGAEKVKNVGKAISKWFIYNAIPFNAADSGPYYQSMINTIAEAGTGIKGPTGRQIGGVYLQEEVDEINGYLNTLKSKWSKYGCTIMCDGWSTHNKHPIINFMIYCDRNMVFHSSVDCTNKAKTADFILSLLNKIIDEIGEENIVHVVTDSEGANKAAGAKLMIERQHLFWSPCAAHCIDLMLEDIGKTTKVKKCVEKAKQITSFIYNSDKVVNLMKTFTNDHELLRPGITRFATEFISIESLVRHSSDLKRMCTSGDWEAYNNTSKRRKEAENIASIIMDGRFWKRARDICAAIEPLVKVLKLVDQDQKPTMSIIYEAMDRAKMAIKDNTRDWQSYWDIIDNRWYNQLHQHLHAAAYFLNPLLQYSGTCVYNDEVKRGLKVVIKRLEPDLNAQASAISEIKLFTDQIGEFGSPVAKMAIKKSLPAEWWSDYGEDAPHLQKIAIKVLSQTCSSSGCERNWSTWSLIHTKLRNRLAIKKLHKLVYVHYNMRLRIRNMMRKQEDDDFYSLIDLNHIFHDDDILNEWTRDNEPPVLEDDDLAWLDQALRASDAEEYNTTTSVQSHSRKKNKGKEVLSRDDSEDSDESDDSDDSDDSNDGNDQQSHGEHHVHQSHQDDQHDTGMTWARGHENYYATQDSNHGYRPGMEKQHHFFTSLSESADAKDKEHSIGSSRQHMSVEEHMKHLLLRGNQQIPLRDDYGSRSYNWESQDIGHGPIGYQSGGYGYYSSNQPRYDSYDRSSDYLPSYTSATRHHESEGYFDNAQNAIPDYSTSLGSNIGHHSRDRESSSGTGSSIGYHGFGYYNRRDETLLQSQSSNSEHISSTQPNEYPYGQFNPNLYQRSYVGDQFNQYGTQGEYNEDFVPPRHSSWY is encoded by the exons aTGGCACCAAATCCTgatattggttggcaatttggtCAAATGGTGGGTGATAATCGTAAAACAATACGATGCAAATTTTGTGGAAAAGTTATAACCGGAGGAATTACAAGACTAAAACAACATATTGCACATGTTACTGGAAATGTTGAAATATGTCACAAAGCTCCTAAAGAAATATCATCAATGTTAAGAAAACATCTTCAAGACTCTAAGGCAAGTAGAAGTTCAATGCAAAGAAAAAAGCAAATAGCCTTAGATTCAATTACACAAAATACACGCGTATCAGAAAGTGGTAGTAGTGGTGGAGATGACATAGAAGATATAGAAAATCGAGAATTACAAAAAGCCATCAAGGAAAGTCGTAAAACAAGAGTCATTGAGGAGCAAATGCGTAATCGCTATGGTCaag GATTTTCTGGTTCTTCATCTGGCTTAGATCCTGGTTTGAAAAAGGGGATGTCTCGAAGCTTTAGTGTAAGAGAGGATTCTAGATTACCATCAAAAGGAATTGACTCTTTTATGTTTCCCACAAAACAAAAGAGTCTCAAGAACTGGTTTGGGGCTGAAAAAGTAAAAAATGTTGGTAAGGCAATATCGAAATGGTTTATATATAATGCTATTCCATTTAATGCAGCAGATAGTGGTCCATACTATCAATCCATGATAAACACCATTGCTGAGGCTGGAACAGGAATAAAAGGCCCCACAGGACGCCAAATTGGTGGTGTTTATTTACAAGAGGAGGTGGATGAAATAAATGGATATTTGAACACTTTAAAATCAAAATGGTCAAAGTATGGATGCACAATAATGTGCGATGGTTGGAGCACACACAACAAGCATCCAATCATAAATTTTATGATATATTGTGATCGCAACATGGTATTTCATAGTTccgttgattgcaccaacaaagcaaAGACAGctgattttattttatctttattaaataaaattattgacGAAATCGGAGAGGAAAATATTGTGCATGTAGTCACAGATAGCGAAGGTGCAAATAAGGCTGCTGGTGCTAAATTGATGATAGAAAGGCAACATTTATTTTGGTCCCCTTGTGCAGCACATTGTATTGATCTCATGCTAGAAGATATTGGTAAGACGACAAAAGTAAAAAAGTGTGTTGAGAAAGCCAAGCAAATAACGAGCTTCATATATAACAGCGATAAAGTTGTGAATTTGATGAAAACATTTACAAATGACCATGAATTATTGAGACCAGGAATAACCCGATTTGCGACAGAATTTATTTCAATTGAAAGTCTTGTTCGGCATTCTTCAGATTTAAAAAGAATGTGCACTTCTGGTGATTGGGAAGCATACAATAATACaagcaaaagaagaaaagaagcagAAAACATTGCAAGCATCATAATGGATGGAAGATTTTGGAAGAGGGCTCGTGATATTTGTGCTGCAATtgaaccattagtaaaagttttgaaattagttGACCAAGATCAAAAGCCAACAATGTCAATTATCTATGAAGCAATGGATAGAGCAAAAATGGCAATAAAAGATAATACCAGAGATTGGCAATCATATTGGGATATTATTGATAATCGATGGTATAATCAATTACACCAACATCTACATGCGGCAG CATATTTCCTTAATCCGTTACTTCAATATTCTGGAACTTGTGTTTATAATGATGAAGTTAAACGCGGATTAAAGGTTGTAATTAAGAGATTGGAACCAGACTTAAATGCACAAGCTTCAGCCATTAGTGag ATTAAATTATTCACAGACCAGATAGGTGAATTTGGGTCTCCAGTAGCAAAAATGGCAATAAAAAAAAGTCTCCCAG CTGAATGGTGGAGCGATTATGGTGAAGATGCCCCACACCTTCAAAAAATTGCAATAAAAGTTCTAAGTCAAACATGCTCATCTTCAggatgtgaaagaaattggagtacatgGTCTCTTATACACACAAAGCTTCGTAATCGCTTGGCTATCAAAAAGTTGCACAAATTAGTTTATGTTCACTATAATATGCGGCTTAGGATACGAAACATGATGCGCAAACAAGAAGATGATGATTTTTACAGCCTGATAGACCTTAATCATATTTTTCATGATGATGACATCTTAAATGAATGGACAAGAGATAATGAACCGCCAGTTTTAGAAGATGATGATTTGGCATGGTTAGATCAAGCACTTCGAGCATCAGATGCTGAAGAATACAACACAACTACAAGTGTTCAAAGTCATTCAAGAAAGAAgaataaaggaaaagaagttttatcaAGAGATGATAGTGAAGATAGTGATGAAAGTGACGATAGTGATGATAGTGATGATTCAAATGATGGAAATGATCAACAAAGCCATGGTGAGCATCATGTTCATCAAAGTCATCAAGATGATCAACATGACACAGGTATGACATGGGCACGAGGTCATGAAAATTATTATGCAACACAAGATAGTAATCATGGGTATCGACCTGGGATGGAGAAACAACATCACTTTTTTACAAGTCTATCAGAATCTGCTGATGCCAAAGATAAAGAACATTCGATTGGATCTTCACGACAGCATATGAGTGTTGAAGAACATATGAAACATTTGCTTTTGAGAGGGAACCAACAAATTCCACTAAGAGATGATTATGGATCAAGAAGTTATAATTGGGAGTCTCAGGATATTGGGCATGGTCCAATTGGATATCAATCAGGTGGATATGGATACTATAGTAGCAATCAACCCAGATATGATTCATATGACAGATCATCTGATTATTTACCATCCTATACAAGTGCAACTAGACATCATGAATCTGAAGGTTATTTTGATAATGCACAGAATGCAATTCCAGATTATTCAACATCTCTTGGGAGCAATATCGGACATCATAGTCGTGATCGTGAATCGTCAAGTGGTACTGGCAGTTCTATTGGGTATCATGGTTTTGGATATTACAATCGTCGTGATGAAACATTATTACAAAGTCAATCATCTAATTCTGAACATATTTCATCAACTCAACCAAATGAATATCCATATGGACAATTTAATCCAAATTTATATCAACGCTCATATGTTGGAGATCAATTTAATCAATATGGTACTCAAGGAGAATATAATGAAGATTTTGTTCCTCCCCGTCACTCTTCGTGGTATTAG